The genome window GAAACCAAAGTGATCATCGAGCGCTGGAAGGGCGAGAGCCAGGCGCTGGGGGCGTTCGTGTTCCCCTTCATTACCGATCAGATGGATGCCCGGCGCAAAAAGCGCACAATCGCTCAGCTGATCAAGACTACCAATAAATACATGAAGCTGATCGCTCAGGCGATTGGCGTCGATATCGAGATTCGGACCTACGAGGCCCGCCACAGTTTTGCCTCGGCGATGCTGAAGGCCGGCGCGGATCTGGTGTATATAAAGGATAAGCTCGGACAGAGCAGTCTCAAATCGACCGAGTCCTACGTGGTGAGCCTCCACGACGAGGACGAGCAGACGATGCTGCGCAATTCCCTGATGTAATTATCGATTACGCAGCTGCTGACTGATCTGCTTTAGCTCGGACAGGGTCGCCAGATTGGTCAGCCGGTACCCGCTGATCTGATCGCAGATGGCCAGGCTCAGCGACAAATAACTATCGACCGAGAGATTGGTCAGGTCATGGACTTTCTGATATTCGAGTTGCTTGAGCGTTTGCTGGCTTGCGACCAACTGCGCTTCGAGAAAAAATAGACGCTGACGGAGTTGTCGACGATTCATGGGTGGTATTACTGCCCTAAAATTTATGAGTTCAATCCCTTTGCATTTCCTTTGCAAAATATTGAAAGCTGTAAAGGAAATGCAAAGGGATATTTAAGTTGAAAAAGAACATTTTTTAATGAACAGCATCCCATATTTTAACCAAATCCTCAATAAGAGAGCGCATTTTTGAAAGCGGGTAAGTACTTGCTGGATCTGAAAGCGCTTGCTCAGGATTAGGATGCGTTTCAATAAAAACTCCATCTGCCCCAACTGCAATGGCTGCCTTGGCCAGCGTTAATGTCTCATCTCTGTTACCGCCTGACATACCTTCAGTTAAATTGACAATCTGTACTGTGTGAGAGCAGTCTACAATTGAATATTCGTCTTTTCGATTGTTGACTTTTAATTTAGGAACATCTCTAAAATCCACAACTATGTCGTGTTTTCCAAAGGTCATTCCTCGCTCTGTTAGAAACAGTACTGCATCAGGATTAACATTTCGGATTTTTTCAACCTGGTAGAAAAGAGTTTCCACTGTCATGAATTCACCTTTCTTTATGTTAATTGGCATTTTAGAAGCCGCAACAGCTTCCAATAGATTAGTTTGCCTAGAGAGAAAAGCGGGGATTTGAAGGATATCAACATGTTGCATTATTTCAGGCACCTGAATCGATTCATGAATATCCGTTAACACAGGAATTTCAAACTCTGACCTAATAGTGCTTAAAATATCTAATGCTTTAGAGTTTTCCATTCCTCTAAATGACGTTGCCTTAGTTCTATTTGCTTTAGTAAAAGAAGCTTTAAAAATATAATTAATATTATACTTTGCACAAAGCGTCTTTAAGTGATTAGCAATTTCGTAACATATATTCTCATTCTCTACTACACAAGGCCCTGCTATAAGTATAAATCTCATATTGGGCTTAGAAAGATAATCTTTGAGATCAGTCATCTAAAGGTTGTTTATTAAATATATTTTTGCAGTGAATTGTCATTTATATAATTCGTATCATAGCTATTACGATTGTCCATGTATTTTTTCCAAGACTCATTATTATCATGAAATATCGTGTTACATCTAAAGAAAAAATAAATTGTAAACGCCAATGTTATTAACATTGACCCTTCAGAAAGAAAGCATATTATTCTGTACTCTATTTTCACTGTATTGTTGTCAGTTCCCCAGCCAAGCCACAGGAAAACGTTAGTTACAGCTATACAACATAAAGCTAAAACCAACTGGAGAGTACAGAAAGTTTTGAACTCGAATCCAGCAAAATATTTTCTAACAGTTATATGTAAATGATCAACCTTTCCTTTACTTCTGTTAGCCAGTATCCAGAGAGGCGCATAATCAGAGTCGTTAATCGATTTGGCTTGTTTTAAACGTTTAAGTAAAGGCAACTCATAAGCAAAAAACAAATATGTGATTTGGTGAACGGCTTGATAAAACCAAGAATTGCCAAAAAAAGTACTAATCAAAATAATGACCGACATCAATATTCCATATATTGAAACCTTACCAATATCAGCAGAATTTGGGACTATGTTTTGAGCGATAAAACCAATAATTGTAATCTGAGCTAATATCAAGGCTCTAAACGATGAAAAAATATAAGAAGTCTCTGTGCGTAGAGCTTGATAAGACTGATCAAATTTGGGTTCTACAGATGGATCAGCTTTGGTAGATACAGGTT of Spirosoma agri contains these proteins:
- a CDS encoding SHOCT domain-containing protein, yielding MNQDSLRNLELLHKLKQEGAITEDEFNKHKASLLAEKEPVSTKADPSVEPKFDQSYQALRTETSYIFSSFRALILAQITIIGFIAQNIVPNSADIGKVSIYGILMSVIILISTFFGNSWFYQAVHQITYLFFAYELPLLKRLKQAKSINDSDYAPLWILANRSKGKVDHLHITVRKYFAGFEFKTFCTLQLVLALCCIAVTNVFLWLGWGTDNNTVKIEYRIICFLSEGSMLITLAFTIYFFFRCNTIFHDNNESWKKYMDNRNSYDTNYINDNSLQKYI
- the kdsA gene encoding 3-deoxy-8-phosphooctulonate synthase, with amino-acid sequence MTDLKDYLSKPNMRFILIAGPCVVENENICYEIANHLKTLCAKYNINYIFKASFTKANRTKATSFRGMENSKALDILSTIRSEFEIPVLTDIHESIQVPEIMQHVDILQIPAFLSRQTNLLEAVAASKMPINIKKGEFMTVETLFYQVEKIRNVNPDAVLFLTERGMTFGKHDIVVDFRDVPKLKVNNRKDEYSIVDCSHTVQIVNLTEGMSGGNRDETLTLAKAAIAVGADGVFIETHPNPEQALSDPASTYPLSKMRSLIEDLVKIWDAVH